In one window of Thunnus thynnus chromosome 23, fThuThy2.1, whole genome shotgun sequence DNA:
- the LOC137176287 gene encoding histone H2B 1/2, with product MPEPAKSAPKKGSKKAVTKTAGKGGKKKRKTRKESYAIYVYKVLKQVHPDTGISSKAMGIMNSFVGDIFERIAGEASRLAHYNKRSTITSREIQTAVRLLLPGELAKHAVSEGTKAVTKYTSSK from the coding sequence ATGCCTGAACCAGCGAAGTCAGCGCCCAAGAAGGGCTCCAAGAAAGCAGTGACTAAGACCGCCGGTAAGGGAggcaagaagaagagaaagaccaGGAAGGAGAGCTACGCCATCTACGTGTACAAGGTGCTGAAGCAGGTCCACCCCGACACCGGCATCTCCTCCAAGGCCATGGGCATCATGAACTCCTTCGTGGGGGACATCTTTGAGCGTATCGCCGGTGAGGCTTCCCGCCTTGCTCACTACAACAAGCGCTCCACCATCACCTCCAGGGAGATCCAGACCGCCGTCCGCCTGCTGCTGCCCGGCGAGCTGGCCAAACACGCCGTGTCCGAGGGCACCAAGGCCGTCACCAAGTACACCAGCTCCAAGTAA
- the LOC137176288 gene encoding histone H2B 3-like, with translation MPDPVKAPKKGSKKAVSKATKTGKKKRKTRKESYAIYVYKVLKQVHPDTGISSKAMGIMNSFVGDIFERIAGEASRLAHYNKRSTITSREIQTAVRLLLPGELAKHAVSEGTKAVTKYTSSK, from the coding sequence ATGCCTGATCCAGTCAAAGCACCGAAGAAAGGCTCCAAGAAAGCCGTCTCTAAAGCCACCAAGACCggcaagaagaagagaaagaccaGGAAGGAGAGTTACGCCATCTACGTGTACAAGGTGCTGAAGCAGGTCCACCCCGACACCGGCATCTCCTCCAAGGCCATGGGCATCATGAACTCCTTCGTGGGGGACATCTTTGAACGCATCGCCGGTGAGGCTTCCCGCCTTGCTCACTACAACAAGCGCTCCACCATCACCTCCAGGGAGATCCAGACCGCCGTCCGCCTGCTGCTGCCCGGTGAGCTGGCCAAACACGCCGTGTCCGAGGGCACCAAGGCCGTCACCAAGTACACCAGCTCCAAGTAA
- the LOC137176289 gene encoding histone H4 — translation MSGRGKGGKGLGKGGAKRHRKVLRDNIQGITKPAIRRLARRGGVKRISGLIYEETRGVLKVFLENVIRDAVTYTEHAKRKTVTAMDVVYALKRQGRTLYGFGG, via the coding sequence ATGAGCGGAAGAGGAAAAGGCGGCAAAGGACTCGGTAAAGGAGGCGCTAAGCGTCACCGTAAAGTCCTCCGTGATAACATCCAGGGAATCACCAAACCCGCCATTCGCCGTCTGGCTCGCCGCGGCGGCGTGAAGCGTATCTCCGGTCTGATCTACGAGGAGACCCGCGGTGTGCTGAAGGTGTTCCTGGAGAACGTGATCCGTGATGCCGTCACCTACACCGAGCACGCCAAGAGGAAGACCGTGACCGCCATGGACGTGGTCTACGCGCTGAAGAGGCAGGGCCGCACCCTGTACGGCTTCGGAGGTTAA
- the LOC137176284 gene encoding histone H2A-like, with amino-acid sequence MSGRGKTGAGKARAKAKTRSSRAGLQFPVGRVHRLLRKGNYAERVGAGAPVYLAAVLEYLTAEILELAGNAARDNKKTRIIPRHLQLAVRNDEELNKLLGGVTIAQGGVLPNIQAVLLPKKTEKPAKK; translated from the coding sequence ATGTCTGGACGAGGAAAAACTGGCGCCGGTAAGGCCAGAGCGAAGGCAAAGACCCGTTCCTCCCGGGCCGGGCTTCAGTTCCCGGTCGGCAGAGTCCACAGACTGCTGAGGAAGGGTAATTATGCGGAGCGTGTCGGTGCCGGAGCCCCGGTGTACCTGGCGGCGGTGCTGGAGTACCTGACCGCTGAGATCCTGGAGCTGGCCGGAAACGCTGCCCGCGACAACAAGAAGACCAGGATCATCCCCCGTCACCTGCAGCTGGCTGTCCGCAACGACGAGGAGCTCAACAAGCTGCTGGGCGGAGTGACCATCGCTCAGGGCGGCGTGCTGCCCAACATCCAGGCTGTGCTGCTGCCCAAGAAGACCGAGAAGCCCGCCAAGAAGTAA
- the LOC137175690 gene encoding CCR4-NOT transcription complex subunit 2-like isoform X1 — MFGANRKKFMEGGVESDYADDSSLYYSQQSMFPPHRPDKDMLASSSASSTGQLSQLGASLYGPQSALGFPMRGMNSSAAPQLSRSGLNQSASQLPSHASTPNAGTMHTPPSPSRGILPMSSRSVLNHSQQVGGPTGQPIGMGGGGERGGGGGRSGSMGSPSRSSPSIIGMPKQQQSRQPFTINSMSGFGVNRNPGFNMNNSLSNNIFNGTDGSENVTGLDLSDFPALADRSRRDGGSNPTPLLNPLAGRAPYGTSMCVFGMVTKPSSEQSQDFSIHNEDFPALPGPNYQTKDPTSTSEDSKPNLNSSGKPASNSDGPKFPGDKSSVAPSNNNQQKKGIQVLPDGRVTNIPVGMVTDQFGMIGLLTFIRAAETDPGMVHLALGSDLTTLGLNLNSPENLYPKFASPWASAPCRPQDIDFHVPSEYLTNIHIRDKLAAIKLSRYGEDLLFYLYYMNGGDLLQLLAAVELFNRDWRYHKEERVWITRAPGMEPTLKTNAYERGTYYFFDCLNWRKVAKEFHLEYDKLEERPHVPSTFNYNPAQQAF, encoded by the exons ATGTTTGGTGCTAACCGGAAGAAGTTTATGGAGGGAGGGGTAGAGAGCGACTATGCGGATGACTCCAGCCTCTACTACAGCCAACAGTCCATGTTCCCTCCACACCGCCCTGACAAAGAT ATGCTGGCGTCTTCCTCTGCGTCCTCAACGGGTCAGCTGTCACAGCTAGGAGCCAGCTTATATGGCCCGCAGA gTGCTTTGGGATTTCCCATGCGTGGTATGAACAGCAGTGCAGCACCTCAGTTAAGTCGAAGTGGACTGAACCAATCTGCCAGCCAGCTCCCCAGTCATGCCAGTACACCCAACGCTGGCACAATGCACACACCTCCCTCGCCTAGCag gggTATTCTGCCTATGAGTAGCAGGAGCGTGCTGAACCACAGCCAGCAGGTGGGGGGTCCGACGGGGCAGCCGATCGGgatgggaggagggggagagaggggaggtggaggagggaggagtggCAGCATGGGGAGTCCCAGCCGGTCATCACCCAGCATCATCGGCATGCCCAAGCAGCAGCAATCACGGCAGCCTTTCACTATcaacag tatgtcaGGGTTTGGGGTGAACAGGAATCCAGGTTTCAACATGAACAACTCACTATCCAACAACATCTTCAATGGCACAG ACGGCAGTGAGAATGTGACGGGGTTAGACCTGTCTGATTTCCCGGCGTTAGCGGACAGGAGTCGAAGGGACGGAGGCTCGAACCCCACCCCGCTGCTGAACCCGCTGGCCGGCCGGGCGCCGTACGGTacgagtatgtgtgtgt TTGGCATGGTAACAAAGCCGTCCAGTGAGCAGTCGCAGGACTTCTCCATCCATAACGAAGATTTCCCAGCTCTCCCTGGGCCAAACTACCAAACAAAAGACCCCACCAGCACCAGCGAAGACAGCAAACCG AATCTGAACTCATCAGGAAAGCCCGCCTCTAACTCAGATGGTCCTAAGTTCCCCGGCGATAAGAGCTCCGTGGCGCCGAGCAACAACAACCAGCAGAAGAAAGGGATTCAGGTGCTTCCTGacg GGCGTGTGACCAACATCCCGGTCGGCATGGTGACGGACCAGTTCGGAATGATCGGCCTGCTGACGTTCATCCGGGCAGCGGAGACGGATCCCGGCATGGTCCACCTGGCACTGGGCTCTGACCTCACCACGCTCGGCCTGAACCTCAACTCACCTGA GAATCTCTATCCTAAGTTTGCGTCTCCCTGGGCGTCAGCTCCGTGTCGACCGCAGGACATAG ACTTCCACGTCCCCTCAGAGTATTTAACCAACATCCACATAAGGGACAAG TTAGCAGCTATTAAGTTGTCTCGGTATGGTGAAGATCTGCTGTTTTATCTCTACTATATGAACGGAGGAGACCTACTACAACTCCTGGCTGCAGTAGAACT CTTTAACAGGGACTGGCGGTACCATAAAGAGGAGCGGGTTTGGATCACCCGGGCTCCAGGTATGGAGCCCACGCTGAAGACCAACGCCTACGAGAGAGGGACCTACTACTTCTTCGACTGCCTCAACTGGAGAAAGGTTGCCAAG gagTTTCATCTCGAGTATGACAAACTAGAAGAGCGACCTCACGTTCCCTCCACCTTCAACTACAATCCTGCCCAGCAGGCCTTCTGA
- the LOC137175690 gene encoding CCR4-NOT transcription complex subunit 2-like isoform X2, with product MFGANRKKFMEGGVESDYADDSSLYYSQQSMFPPHRPDKDMLASSSASSTGQLSQLGASLYGPQSALGFPMRGMNSSAAPQLSRSGLNQSASQLPSHASTPNAGTMHTPPSPSRGILPMSSRSVLNHSQQVGGPTGQPIGMGGGGERGGGGGRSGSMGSPSRSSPSIIGMPKQQQSRQPFTINSMSGFGVNRNPGFNMNNSLSNNIFNGTDGSENVTGLDLSDFPALADRSRRDGGSNPTPLLNPLAGRAPYVGMVTKPSSEQSQDFSIHNEDFPALPGPNYQTKDPTSTSEDSKPNLNSSGKPASNSDGPKFPGDKSSVAPSNNNQQKKGIQVLPDGRVTNIPVGMVTDQFGMIGLLTFIRAAETDPGMVHLALGSDLTTLGLNLNSPENLYPKFASPWASAPCRPQDIDFHVPSEYLTNIHIRDKLAAIKLSRYGEDLLFYLYYMNGGDLLQLLAAVELFNRDWRYHKEERVWITRAPGMEPTLKTNAYERGTYYFFDCLNWRKVAKEFHLEYDKLEERPHVPSTFNYNPAQQAF from the exons ATGTTTGGTGCTAACCGGAAGAAGTTTATGGAGGGAGGGGTAGAGAGCGACTATGCGGATGACTCCAGCCTCTACTACAGCCAACAGTCCATGTTCCCTCCACACCGCCCTGACAAAGAT ATGCTGGCGTCTTCCTCTGCGTCCTCAACGGGTCAGCTGTCACAGCTAGGAGCCAGCTTATATGGCCCGCAGA gTGCTTTGGGATTTCCCATGCGTGGTATGAACAGCAGTGCAGCACCTCAGTTAAGTCGAAGTGGACTGAACCAATCTGCCAGCCAGCTCCCCAGTCATGCCAGTACACCCAACGCTGGCACAATGCACACACCTCCCTCGCCTAGCag gggTATTCTGCCTATGAGTAGCAGGAGCGTGCTGAACCACAGCCAGCAGGTGGGGGGTCCGACGGGGCAGCCGATCGGgatgggaggagggggagagaggggaggtggaggagggaggagtggCAGCATGGGGAGTCCCAGCCGGTCATCACCCAGCATCATCGGCATGCCCAAGCAGCAGCAATCACGGCAGCCTTTCACTATcaacag tatgtcaGGGTTTGGGGTGAACAGGAATCCAGGTTTCAACATGAACAACTCACTATCCAACAACATCTTCAATGGCACAG ACGGCAGTGAGAATGTGACGGGGTTAGACCTGTCTGATTTCCCGGCGTTAGCGGACAGGAGTCGAAGGGACGGAGGCTCGAACCCCACCCCGCTGCTGAACCCGCTGGCCGGCCGGGCGCCGTACG TTGGCATGGTAACAAAGCCGTCCAGTGAGCAGTCGCAGGACTTCTCCATCCATAACGAAGATTTCCCAGCTCTCCCTGGGCCAAACTACCAAACAAAAGACCCCACCAGCACCAGCGAAGACAGCAAACCG AATCTGAACTCATCAGGAAAGCCCGCCTCTAACTCAGATGGTCCTAAGTTCCCCGGCGATAAGAGCTCCGTGGCGCCGAGCAACAACAACCAGCAGAAGAAAGGGATTCAGGTGCTTCCTGacg GGCGTGTGACCAACATCCCGGTCGGCATGGTGACGGACCAGTTCGGAATGATCGGCCTGCTGACGTTCATCCGGGCAGCGGAGACGGATCCCGGCATGGTCCACCTGGCACTGGGCTCTGACCTCACCACGCTCGGCCTGAACCTCAACTCACCTGA GAATCTCTATCCTAAGTTTGCGTCTCCCTGGGCGTCAGCTCCGTGTCGACCGCAGGACATAG ACTTCCACGTCCCCTCAGAGTATTTAACCAACATCCACATAAGGGACAAG TTAGCAGCTATTAAGTTGTCTCGGTATGGTGAAGATCTGCTGTTTTATCTCTACTATATGAACGGAGGAGACCTACTACAACTCCTGGCTGCAGTAGAACT CTTTAACAGGGACTGGCGGTACCATAAAGAGGAGCGGGTTTGGATCACCCGGGCTCCAGGTATGGAGCCCACGCTGAAGACCAACGCCTACGAGAGAGGGACCTACTACTTCTTCGACTGCCTCAACTGGAGAAAGGTTGCCAAG gagTTTCATCTCGAGTATGACAAACTAGAAGAGCGACCTCACGTTCCCTCCACCTTCAACTACAATCCTGCCCAGCAGGCCTTCTGA